The DNA segment AATTAATCCTAGCCAAGCACCTTCTAAAACGAAAGGCCAGCGTATGAACCAGTTGGTTGCTCCTACTAATTTCATAATTTCTATTTCTCTTCTACGTGAGAAAATCGCAATCTTAATTGTATTTGATATTAAGAACATTGCTGTTAATAATAACCCAATGCTTAATATGATACCAGCATATCGTCCCCATTTCAAGGTATCAAATAATTTGTCGACTGTTTTCTCACCATATTCTACATTATCTACGTACTGTAATTTTTCTACTTTTTGAGCAATTGCCTTCGTTTGCGTCGGCTCTTTAGCTTCTACAACGAACACATCGTATAGTGGATTATCTTGTTTAAACAATTCGAAGTTCTTGCCGTACGCGCCAACTAATTTCTTCAATTCATCGTCTTTTGAAGAAAAAGTGACACTATCAACTCCATCAATCTTCTCAATGTTTTTCTCAAGGTCTTGCTGCTGTTTCTTGTCTGCGCTTAGAGAAATATGTACGTTAATTTGTACATTGTTTTCTACATCCGTTGCAAGTTTGTTCATGTTAATCAATATTGCAAAAAACACGCTGACTAAGATAAGTGTTACTGTTACTGCACTTGCTGCTGCAAAGGTCATCCAACCATTCCGGTAAAGGCTCTTAAAACTTTCTCTTATATGTCTTCCTATTGTCCTAAATTTCATAACCATATTCTCCTTGCTGCTCATCACGTACAATTCGACCATTTTCGATAGCTATTACCCGATGTTTTAATGTGTTTACAATTTCTTTGTTATGGGTAGCCATTACTATAGTCGTTCCGCGATTGCTTATTTCTTCAAGGATATTCATGATTTCCCATGAAGTATCAGGATCCAGGTTACCGGTCGGCTCATCTGCTATTAATACTTTAGGCATGTTGGCAATCGAACGGGCAATGGATATCCGTTGTTGCTCACCACCGGAAAGTTCATCCGGCAACATTCTTACTTTGTGCTTTAGGTTGACTAAATCTAGCACTTCCATAACACGTTCTTTAATTACGGATGGCTCAGTTTCAACCACTTCCATCGCATAAGCAATGTTTTCATAAACTGTTTTGCTTTGAAGTAATTTGTAATCTTGGAATACCACGCCTACGTTTCTTCGTAAATATGGGATTTCGCGATTTTTCATATTAATCAAATCAAATTTGTCTACGATGATTTTGCCTTTTGTCGCTCGTTCTTCTCTGTAAATCATTTTAATAAAGGTTGATTTACCAGCACCACTCGGGCCTACTACATAAACAAATTCCCCTTCACCAATGTTAATATTTAATCCATTAGCGGCAGTAATGCCATTGGGGTATTTCTTATAAACATCTTCCATTAATATCATTTTATCACCTTACTATGCCTTTCTACTGAGTTACATTTTAGGTAATGCATGGTAACCATGAAGATGCACTGTCTGTTGGCACGAATCTAAACTCACAACATAAACTTAATTATACCATGACAGTTTTTCATCTATAGGTTAATTGCATTACAATTATATTTCAGGGTAT comes from the Listeria welshimeri serovar 6b str. SLCC5334 genome and includes:
- the ftsX gene encoding permease-like cell division protein FtsX; this encodes MKFRTIGRHIRESFKSLYRNGWMTFAAASAVTVTLILVSVFFAILINMNKLATDVENNVQINVHISLSADKKQQQDLEKNIEKIDGVDSVTFSSKDDELKKLVGAYGKNFELFKQDNPLYDVFVVEAKEPTQTKAIAQKVEKLQYVDNVEYGEKTVDKLFDTLKWGRYAGIILSIGLLLTAMFLISNTIKIAIFSRRREIEIMKLVGATNWFIRWPFVLEGAWLGLIGSIVPVVLTFIGYVNIYNLVNPKLVTSSLSLLPPTPFAYQISALIIAIGVLIGIWGSVISIRRFLKV
- the ftsE gene encoding cell division ATP-binding protein FtsE translates to MILMEDVYKKYPNGITAANGLNINIGEGEFVYVVGPSGAGKSTFIKMIYREERATKGKIIVDKFDLINMKNREIPYLRRNVGVVFQDYKLLQSKTVYENIAYAMEVVETEPSVIKERVMEVLDLVNLKHKVRMLPDELSGGEQQRISIARSIANMPKVLIADEPTGNLDPDTSWEIMNILEEISNRGTTIVMATHNKEIVNTLKHRVIAIENGRIVRDEQQGEYGYEI